The Triticum aestivum cultivar Chinese Spring chromosome 6D, IWGSC CS RefSeq v2.1, whole genome shotgun sequence genomic sequence TCTGACTTTTGTTCAACCCATAACCATCCATCTTTTTTCTTCTTCCATCTTCCTCCGCGGACTGTTACTATTCCACTGCCCGCCTCACCTCACCTCATGACCTCTCATCTTGCTGCAACAACATGCCTCACTACCACTTATCTCAACGTTCCCACCTCCGGTGAGGGTGTTGTCGAATCCAATCGGGGCTCAATATTAAAAACCCACCACTCGCGTCGATCAACCTTCGGACCCGTCTCCGCTTGAGACGCTGCGGTGAGCTGCATCATGTCTGGCTCACCCTCGTCGTGGCACCGCCAGCTCGGCTTCGGAGCTCTGCCTCGCCTCCTTTTTCTTTCTCCCACGAAATCCGGCCTACCCAAATTAAAATTGCAAATTCAGACAAGGTACATATAACCATTATGAACATATAAATAGCCCTTGTGGCACACACTTTCACCTTAAGAGAGAAACACGTGCCCCCACTTTTGGCTGGTTATAGTGGGGAGTAAGTTAGACTAGTAATATGCATATATTACTACTTTATAGTTGGTAGTAACATATGTCTAATGTCTCGCAACAGTTTATTTATAAAGTTGTAGACTTATTTTGTCTTGGTATATGTGATGTTACGGTAACATATTATTATGTTACTATCTCTGTCCGGGATTTTAAGTCCCGTGAGCAGGTTACGGGCGTCCTGAATTAGAGGGCCGCATGCAAAACGCTCGACCTTTTCTATTGGCTGGTCCTCGCGGTAGTTATTGCCTACGAAGACACGCAGCTAGGTGAGCAGATACTCATTTGCATGCTGCCAATGTATGCTTTTAGTTTAGCGAGGGGCCGCAGGAAATTAACAGGAGGGGCAAACGAAGAATTAATGGGACACGGAGAGAGAGGAATTTTACACACTATGTTTGGTCAGACTCTTGCAGATTACTATGCACTGAGGCGTCTTGGTACACACGTTTTGGTCTGGGGGCActttaaacccggacggaggtagtacaagcTTCTTTTTTTTTATTAATTACTTGTCACATCATTATTttgtctagatatgtgtgatgttatcaCTTTTCACTATGGACAGTTTTACAACACGGCCAGACATGCATCACGGAGAGCCGGCCAATGCTGACCAGTACTCCCTTTGTCGCCATAGGTGGCCAAGTACATGGTCTGCTTGTCCACAAGAGGAAGAACGGCCACCAAAACGAGAGGGGCTGCGCTTGAACCACATGTTGCCATTCCAAAGATCGATGGAGGCAACGAACACCAATCATGAGAGAACCCACATGCGTTGACCTtccttagagcaagtacaataaggtgatgGATACATGCTGTAAGACTTAAAATATTATATTTATACTGagttggaggaaagagaaaaggagaaagaagaaaaacgGGCTACAAATTAACTGCCGGCTGCAGCATGTGCTCCTAGACACTATGTGGGAGAGTGAGGTGGTTCATGTATCAATAATGTAGTACATGTTTATATCTAGCTATTGTACTTGCCGGCTATAAATTTGGCTATAGataacatggcaacatcatatagccagcaactGGCTAGTATATTATTAACAATGCTCTTAGATGTGGACCACACATCAACCAGCTCCACACACAAAACTCTCAAGGGCCACGTACAAGCGCTCACCGGAGGAACATTTTTTACAACCCGCACGATGTCAATAGTTTAGGGGCCATACACAacccttaggctggtcatagtggggagtaacttagactagtgtcatgcatatgacactagtctaagttactactccctccgtccgggtttattaggcctgtTAGCATCACAAGCCTATCCCTTTTTATAAGGCCTcgctttggaaaggtgcatgcatgcaaccatttcattggttgcattgaaagccATTGTTGTTGATGCCATGGCTGAaaaattaatacacttcatgcgtgctttttcattggctgcatgcatgtgagagagtgcattgggagtggaatggaagaattaatgtgagcaaattactatgtgccTTGGTCTAAGAGaaattgtctttaggcctaataaacccggacggagggagtatcttcatagtgcaaagtaacatagtagtagtatcatagattgtttcatttattatctcatagactcattttgtctcgggaagcgctatgttatagtaacatattatgttaccacaagcacctctttcctcattaaatacttgccacataagcaaaattgtcttagaatgtgttaagttactacctaagttacccccactatggctagccttagatGTTGCATAAAAGACCATAATATAGCATGCTTCCATTATAGTATTATTTGCTTATATACCGGCAACTTGAGATATTACATGATGAAGGTATCTTACAATCCTGGAGGTGGAGGATCACCTCTGAACCCCAGCCCCAggtacatagtactccctccgtaaactaatataaaagtgtttagattactactttaatgatctaaacgctcttatattagtttacagagggagtattatcgAAACCAAATGGCTCTTATTCTGCCATGCATGCAGGCATGCTAGGTGGTtggttattactccctccgttccgaattacttgtcataGGTAtgaatgtatttagatgtattttagttctagatatattcatttctatgacgagtaatttggaacggagggagtaccattgtACCCGACCAAACTTTACAGTACATTTCCATCGGTATGATGCGTAACACAGTAATAACACGTATATATATGATGAGACGATGGATCAGCTAGCTGTTGACGACCCTGCAGTTACGTCTGATCTCAGTGGGGGGTCCGCTGGGCGGGCTGAGGCTCCCCATCTTGATCATGGCCGTCGCGAAGTCGGACTCGAACAGCTCCGGGTTGGCGGCGTACTGGCGCACCAGCGCGTCCTGGGAGCCGCCGTTGAAGAGCAACTGGTCGGCGCTCAGCAGGCCGCGCTTGGCTACCAGGTTGTGGTAGTAGGCGTTGTCGAATATGAGCTGCGTCTGCACGTCTAACGGCGCGAGGTTGCCGTCGCCGTCAGGGGCCTGGGCGGGGCAGGAGCGCTTGCGCAGCGTGGCGAACGCCGGGTCGATGTCGGTGCCGTTGTAGATGTGGTCGCGGAAGTTGGCGCACTGCGAGAAGCCAATGGTGTGCGCGCCCAACAGCGCCGTCAGGTCCCGCGGGCTCAGGTTCTTCTTGGCGAACAAGGCGATGAGCACGTCGAGGCTTAAGCTGGTCACCGAGAGGTCGCTGTTCGCCTCATTCAGGTTGGCCGTCGCCGAGTCCCGCTGGCCGAGCGGCACCGCCCAGCTGGGCCCGCCTAGCTGCAGAAACGGCGTACGTGTACCGACGGATCAATCCAAACGTTGTCACTCGCCAGTAACCAGAAAAGTGCAGTGTACGTACCAGAAACACGCCGTCCCGTGCTGCGAGGGCGGtgatgtcggcgcaggagacgacgcCAGGGCAGACCAGCTCCACGTTCTTCTTGATCTCGTCGATCACCTCATAGCCCCGCACAGTATTCCCGTTCGGAAGGGCGGTCTTCTCGCCCACGAAGCTACCCACGTCATCCAAGAGAATGGACCCGTCACAGCCCTATGCATATAACAAAACTCCACCATTAATCCTGACCTTCTCGGCGAAAAGAAAATTGATACTATGTGATTGTAAATCAATGGACATAACTATGTTTGCATAAGGGTTTAGTTTAGTTATTACTTGAACAAAGCAGTCATGGAAGTAGAGCCTGAGGAGGGAGGCCCCCATTCGGCGCTCGGCGAGGAGTGCCTTGGTCATTGTGGAGCGCACGATGAGTTCCAGCTTCGGGCAGGACTTCGCATAGAATGATGGCGAGAGCTGCCCGTAGGCTgccgaggagaggaggaagagagcaagcAAGCAATGCCATGTCCTACAGCTAGAGCTGGAAGCCATGGCTCAAATTTGTCTACCTACGTACGTAGGCTCAATGTGTTCTTCACTGTAGGCAGGATTGCTAGCTCAGTGGCTGTGCATAACTGTGGCGAGCAGGAGCCACCTAtttataatactccctctgtttctttttagtctgcatataatatttggtcaaagtgAAATTTTGTTAACTCTGACTAAGTTTATAGGAAAAAATATCAAGATTCACAATaggaaatcaatattgttagatgcatcatgaaattgattttcatactatatagctttagtattatagatgttgatatttgtttctataaagttgatcaaactttgtaaagtttgactttgatcaaatcttatatgcagactaaaaagaaacagagggagtactagtattgtTCTTTCGGTTGCATCAGATGCATATAGAATGGTCAAAAGTTAGGTCCGTACGGGTTGTGGAAAAGTATGACAAGTTCCAGGTGGTTTCTTTCTCTTGTTGACTAATTAACAGCAACGCATCTCTACTTATGTGCCAAAAAACTGTTCCATCTTTGCTCAAATGTCACTTGCAAATAGCATTTCGAGTATaaataaataatataaaactgTTATTGCACTGGTTGCTGATCTCTATGGATAATGACCATATTCAGCTAGCTAATTGAAATTATGTCGTCACGTGACATACGTGGTAAACAATCGAAACTACTCCACAAAAAATTGAAATTATGTCTTCCAATGTATCATGCTCTGTAGGGTTGTTTCGTGAACTTCTTTTTAATGATATCTTAATCTAATAAGATTAATGTTATGATCATAAATAAATACACATGGAATTGGCGATGGGACATGGGGACGGAGGAGGATGTAAGCTGCAATGTGAGTAAGCCCATGCAGAACTAACAGTCATTGGATAAGAGAATTGCAACACAAGCTTACCTCCCTCCCTGCCTTGTTATTTTTGTGGAGAAATATTAATTTTAAAAGCTAGCTCCAATATCTAATATGAATAGTCATGTATGTTCACTTTAATTCAAACTTAAAGATTGCTTTGCATGCAAGCAGTAGTATAGAGAATATCAAAGGAGCTTCAAAAAGCTGGAGAGAAAGACCAGACACCCACAAAACGAGCCACTCCCTCATCACTCAATTCAAATCATTGGGTTGAGAAAATGACTTTCATCACTGGTAAACATTTAGTGCATTGACTTTTTTGAAGAAATCTTTGGTGCAAAGTTGAATTGATTAGATCTTAGCATCCACTTTTTGGTAAACCTTTGGTGCATGACTAATGTGGTGAATGGGCAGTGGACCTATCGCTCGTGGACCAACCTGCTGGGATGGTCATCTTCCTCTGGTGGGATGCTCTCAGGCATAGTCCACGTGAATGAATtgttatgcctttatctacttCAGTTATAGGCTGGATATGGTGGGCGGGGGGTGCCGGTCAGCCTAAACAAATAGAGTCGGTCTGAGAAGCCCGACTGGGTCATAATCttaggacaacgctaacgcccacacgtgtgatgGGAGCGAAACTCGCCCACACGCCTTATAACACACAGACTGCGccacgtcaccgcatgcatgcatgtggaaatctttttagattttcagtttttaaaatgttttatctcttaaataaaaattccgattgaagatccgttttcaccattaaattcctcgcgacgagatcttcgaaactagatctcatattaatatatttcgatgatttttttttaaaagttgccatgtatattgcacatgaattgccattgtgtttacactgaagttgccatgaaaTATTTCAGCTATTTTCGTCTACATTtgaaagtaaattttgacataatataaaacagagaatttaaaaactagacttgccatgaaccataaactaaaattgccatgatacatgcacttaaaattgccatggttcatacaaaaaataatttgcaTGGTCAATGTACTGGAATTGCCAttatcaaaatactaaaattgccatgctctacaaactaaaattgccatatgacaactttagtttaagcactatggcaactacagtgtaaacatcatggcaacttttgggcaaaaaaatttctgtcgaaacatatcaacatggggtcaagttttgaagatctcgtcgagacggatttaatggtgaaaacggatttttaatcgGATTTTTTAAGTaggagataaaatatttttaagccaaaaaccaaaaagattcctgGTGATGTCATCTGTTttgacgtggcaaaatgagtggcaATGGagacgtgtgggcgatgtgcaagatgccacacgtgtgggtgttaagGGGTCTGCCCAAACGTTTTGTGTGGTGTCTAAGAGGATCAgcccacacgcctacgtgtgggcaaaacaagtaatgctcACATGCCACTTTTTTTCCTCACGGTCCCTCTCACACGCCTACGTGTGGaaaaaatagataacgcccacacgctcGTACGTCAGGCCTCCTACCtcatggtcccgcacgccccgcgtgacatTCACCACATGCctcgcagttgccatggtccggaccctctttcatgttcgtttaactgcagttgccatgtcgctgaactacagttgccgtgtcggacaactacagttgccatggttgctcaactgcagttgccatctcaggtcaagtgccagatgccatttttggacaactagagctgttgccatgtatggtctggtttactatagttgtcatgatttgaaaactttactaacactaggcagttgccatgtatggtatggtttactacagttgccatgatttgaaaactttaagagttgccacctactaacactaggcagttgccgtgcagcgctacaaagagacatggcaaaataacatgttcgggtaaagagagagttgccatctgcttacaagcacactagggcagttgccatttatcctgcaaaacacatggcaactgacatgttcgggtaaaaagagagttgccatctgcttacaaacacactagggcagttgccatgtaccctgcaaaacacatgccaactgacatgttcgggtaaaaagagAGTTGCATCTGCTTACAaacacactagggcagttgccatgtaccctgcaaaacacatggcaactggcagctttgGGTGTgagagaggagacgggcgtgtgggcgaactgataaATGCCCACGTACCAGCCCCTGTGTGTGACTGAAAACTGACgtgtgggtgaactgctaaacACCCACACACCGGTCCTTCCGTATGGTGAAAACGGAtgtgtgggcgaccggatgaatgcccacacaccagcccagttCTACATGTCACCACAAATATATCAAGATTCGTGCAACAACAAACGGACGTGGATCCACGCTTATGGGCAAGATGCAAACACCCGCACGTGTGGACGTTAGTATTTCCgtagtttttttcgtaattttaTGATCGATCATTGACCGGGCCGCTCGCTCAGATGTAAAAGAGGCATTTGAGAATGCTCTTACCGCCCTTAGATGTGCACGTGTGTTGTGCGTTGGTGCCATCTAGGACCTGCAGGTTGTGTCCATCCACGAGGCTCGCGTCCTAGAAGTCGTCGTCCCGTCCTGGCCAGCGCCCTCCAGTATGCCGGTGCCGTAGTTGCCCCATGGCGCACGCTAATTTCCTGGTGGGTTCCTCGGGGCAGCCAGCCTGGCTAGCTAGACAGAAATAGGATGTGGGCTCAATCCTCGCCTTCCCAGCGTTCAACAGGATGACCAGTGGAAGATTCGCCCCAGCATCATCGAGATCATGTATCACTCAAGTGCATGCACGAACACATGTCAGCTTTTCTTTTACTCCACTACAAATCTTGAAATCAATCAGATTTTTTACCATCACAAAACGAATGTTTTTCATGACAAATTATGTTCACCGTGGATGACAAGTTTAGTTGGCAAGCATAGCAAATCCGTCTCAGTTTATTTTTGGCGAGAAAATTGCCGTGCATGCAAATTAAATTTGTCATCATTGCACCAATATAATTTGCCACAAAAAACATCAGATTTATCATAGGTAAAAATCTGACATATTCCGCAAAAAAAGGTAAAAATCTGACATTAGATGTTTATCgtttctatttttctcttcttcctGGAGAGCACATCCATGTGTTTGGCGTCATTCCATCCCTAAAATCTATATACATGTGCATAGTCCATAATTCTAGAGTAACAAGGACAAGGTACCAAGTACATATTCTTCATTTCACAAAAAAAGTACATATTCTTCTTCAATTAATGTCCTTGTGTACGTCTGGTGCTCGAACCGTCGATGGGAACATCACCGCTGCCCACGTGCTGCCTCATCTTTCAATCTCATTTACTTCAATGTCAAGTACTCTTGAAATTATATTTGTTTAGTTAGTATAGTACAAGTGTACCACACACAGTTTTCCCCAAAAAAAAAAGTGTACCACACACAGTTACTGCAATACGGATAAACATATAAATTGAAACAGACAATCGATTAGAAGAGGTCTTCAGTATTGATGGCTACATCTTTTTGCTGAGATCAAAATTGAGAATTGCATTTGAGATTGGAAAAAGAAAAACATGAATTATGTTCTATTTTATGGACTCTAACTCAGTTTGTCCATTATTTGGATTTATGCATCTGTAGTGTTGGAGTAGCATGCTCACCGCTGACGGCTTTGATGTAAGCTGTAAAGAGAAGACAATCTGTTAATTTCTAAATTATACATTTACATACCATAGAGATTAAGTAATGGTCTGTGTGTGTTCCCCTGATGGTTTTCCTTCGGAATTTTGTGTTTTCCATCTGAATTAAGTTTTCTTATTCGTGTTTCTCGTGAAGAGAGCTTTCAATAAGATCCCATTTGAATACATATTGAGGAGTTTAAAAAAAAAGTTAAGTTTCAACGTTTGAATTTAGTACGAGTGACCGACAAAATCACAAGTTTTTTACAAAAAAACCCGCTTAAGTTTCATTTGAAACTTGAACTTGATACAAGCGACCAGAAAATCAGAAGTTTCAGATGCAAGATCTCAAGTTTCAAAGATTAAATCTTACAACTTACTGTTCCCTAGTGCAGGATCCAACTAATTTGCGGATGGCGAGGCAATCTGATCGCTGGGAAGGGCTTGACAGGTGCGTGCCCTTGCGAATTTCCAGTATTGAGGATATTAACTTATCTTTTATAGGAACTAAGTGCGATCTCAACAACAGAATTCTTTtggggttaattatccttttgcccttagtgtccatgtgctcagttttgccctctgATGCGAatcgtgctcagttttgcccctagtccgtgcgcaccaACTCGTTCCGTGAGTATtgccgtctccgtcaggtcaaccttttgactcggcccttacaggtgggaccaggcggcagagaTGCGCTAGACGatcagaccgttgcacgcgtggcttatgggacccagcaaagagccgttgagcagagagccgttgcgggtgtgctatataagcagGCGACAGAGAGCGACGGTGATCACGGCGATAGAGAGAGCGggcgacagagagcacggcggtgaccacggcgacagagagagCGGCGGTAGGAAgatagctgtggagggcgcggcggcgttgagatccccttcggctccgagctccatgtcttcttcaagctcccgcgccacctcgcggatgcagagcccgGCGCGCGTGGAGATGCCTATCTTCGTCTGTCCTCGGTGCCGGGCGGgcgttgatcggagggtttctcacacaccgaAGAACCGGAATCGTCCGTTGTACGTGTGCAGTGacaatggggtaagaatcggggaaATTGCACCAtttcgtggtcgggatctttgagcaatgggttgatatGTTTGGCGTTCATGCAGGTGAAAtgtttctttctttgggtcgaggccaagactctgatgagtgaactgcaagaagagcatgaagaatggttgcgcatgctgccacgaacggcaatggccgcagcacgagctccggaagaagagatggagggcgaagcacgcactgacagagagctagctgttgagcttaggatgttgaagaagaaggttaggatgcttgaagatcaagcacaaaTACCAATACCCATTTTCAattacttttgggcatttgtaggtatggtaatcgcactgggtGTAATGTTGAAattgtatggaaaggcatgaattacggaggaatttgtaagcttgaaattgtatgagaaattcaccttgtttaaatgttggtcaaagttgtttaaatgttgaaaaaaaagaagaaatgaccaacatttaaatatgttgaaaaaaggGAGAATAAATGagaaattcagaaacttttgatcaatgaaatgcagctctctgctctgcctttctgtaaaaaaaaaggttcctctgtgggccaaattcagagcggAGAGCCAAGTgtggctagactaatgggccaactgcatccaataGGCCCATTCGGGGGTGGGCAAATGAGATCTCTTgcgtatttttctgttttctgttctgatttaatttaggcagtaaatcattTTGAAACATTTTTGTGAAAGCTAATTGAATTATTTCAGAGCCAAAAAATTAAGtttagaatttttttggagctgttaaatatttaatagcaatttaattactccaattcaaatacaccatgatttaaatcaaagaccaataTGTCATgaaaaatgtgcctcagctctggtagaggtttacacctggtgccaaaattaatgaacatttttgaagggcattacattgagaaaaagataatttgtctaaaaaaatgaagggtggaaaatgcacaaaaaattggtgcggcagATGAAAAGACTTTGACATGGCTAGGGAAGGAAGCTATACATAGTGAGACCGTGACTTGGTTTAGGGTTTAAAAACGCATGTTTGTACTAAATGTTTtcacacgcgtgagagtggttttcctttgttttgcactgaacTTTTGGAGGGTTGGAAATGTATGTTTGCATTGCCACATGGTtctggttagagtggcacttggtttaggatttaaagggaataaatttgcatgctagttcatgacttggtttagggaagaaatgatatgtttgggcacggacatttttGAACACACATAATAACTTGGatagataagatgcaacacaccATACCCTTACATAGATGGGTGCCAAGTTCAGGGACACGACACGACAtgcacgacatagaaaagcaacaaaataaaaatgataaaactaaaacatgacgagcttgacGAACAACTTCACTCCGGGCTCGCATCCCTTCTTGAACATTTTCATCTTGACCtttcttccaccttggccgcgcgccccttcaacaccgtcttcaacttcactcctcctcctcctcgtagggaagggagtgcatctggttTTCAGTGGGGAAGATGCACTCgtagttggtgaagatgttgtacaCCGTGAAGAAGATGGACTCGTAGCCGCACCAAAACACTTGGCGGAGGAGCTTgcgcgcgtcaaacgggttggCGAAGGTGACTGTGAGTAGTGGGAGGATGCCGgcgcggtcacgaacctcgttgatGGTGTACATCCtaggcgagcccc encodes the following:
- the LOC123140889 gene encoding peroxidase 70, which produces MASSSSCRTWHCLLALFLLSSAAYGQLSPSFYAKSCPKLELIVRSTMTKALLAERRMGASLLRLYFHDCFVQGCDGSILLDDVGSFVGEKTALPNGNTVRGYEVIDEIKKNVELVCPGVVSCADITALAARDGVFLLGGPSWAVPLGQRDSATANLNEANSDLSVTSLSLDVLIALFAKKNLSPRDLTALLGAHTIGFSQCANFRDHIYNGTDIDPAFATLRKRSCPAQAPDGDGNLAPLDVQTQLIFDNAYYHNLVAKRGLLSADQLLFNGGSQDALVRQYAANPELFESDFATAMIKMGSLSPPSGPPTEIRRNCRVVNS